Proteins from a genomic interval of Phalacrocorax aristotelis chromosome 3, bGulAri2.1, whole genome shotgun sequence:
- the RAB4A gene encoding ras-related protein Rab-4A, giving the protein MSQTAMSETYDFLFKFLVIGNAGTGKSCLLHQFIEKKFKDDSNHTIGVEFGSKIINVGGKYVKLQIWDTAGQERFRSVTRSYYRGAAGALLVYDITSRETYNALTNWLADARMLASQNIVIILCGNKKDLDADREVTFLEASRFAQENELMFLETSALTGENVEEAFVQCARKILNKIESGELDPERMGSGIQYGDAALRQLRSPHRAQAQSAQECGC; this is encoded by the exons ATGTCGCAGACTGCCATGTCCGAGACCTACG ATTTCCTGTTTAAGTTCTTGGTCATAGGAAATGCTGGAACTGGAAAATCCTGCTTACTACACCAATttattgaaaagaaat tcaaGGATGACTCAAATCATACTATAGGAGTGGAATTTGGTTCAAAGATCATAAATGTTGGTGGTAAATACGTAAAATTGCAGATATGGGATACAGCAGGACAAGAGAGATTCAG GTCTGTTACAAGGAGTTACTATagaggagctgcaggtgctTTGCTAGTCTATGATATAACCAG CCGGGAAACCTACAATGCACTTACTAATTGGTTGGCGGATGCAAGAATGTTAGCAAGTCAAAATATTGTTATAATACTGTGTGGAAACAAAAAGGATCTTGATGCAGATCGTGAAGTAACTTTTTTAGAAGCATCCCGGTTTGCACAAGAAAATG AGCTGATGTTCTTGGAAACAAGTGCACTAACGGGGGAAAATGTTGAAGAGGCCTTTGTACAGTGTGCAAGAAAAATACTCAACAAAATCGAATCGG GAGAATTGGATCCAGAAAGAATGGGCTCAGGTATTCAGTATGGAGACGCTGCCCTGAGACAGCTGCGATCACCACATAGAGCACAAGCACAAAGTGCTCAAGAATGTGGGTGTTAA